The window GATAATTTAGACTCCTGTGATTTGGATTCTATGACTAGTATACATGGATGTGGTGGTGAAGGTGATACTGAGACGGGGCGTGATGAGGAAAATCAAGTTAGATCGGAAATTCCGAGAGAGAGTATTTTCAAGGATATTGAATCCAAGAGCCCTCAATTGGATGATGAATCTGGAGTTGAATTTTGTGGTATTGATATAGAGAAGGGAGATCATGATGAAATGCTTACCACTTGCACTGAAGCTGAATCAAGTCAGGATCTGATGAGTGAAGTTGGATTGGATTGTGCTGGTTTGGGATTTGAGAAATCTATTCCAAGTAATCAAGCAAGGTTTGATGCCTGTAATTCTGAAACGGGAAAGGAATCTCGGTATCAGATGGAAGTAACCACTTCAAGTTATGATATCATGCAAGGTCCTAGCAAGAAAGGTGATTTCACGTGCAGAATCTGCAACAGGAAATTCAACACTTATCAGTCACTTGGGGGTCACCAAACATTCCATAGAAAGAGTCCCATAGAGGTGAAGGTTGATAGCTGCGAAAAGGATATCCAGACAAATTTTTCTGCTGAAACTGAGGCTACAGGCAAACTTGAATGTATTCAGGAATTAGCAAAGCAGGAAAGTGATGAAGTTATTGTAAAAGATTGCGAGTCAAAGGAGGGTAAGGAGCACAAATGCTCAATCTGCTTTAAAGTTTTTCTATCTGGCCAAGCTTTGGGAGGTCACAAAAGGGCTCATTTTCTTAGAGCCAGAGAAGAACAGAATACTGCAATGAAACAAGAGGTTCCCGGTATCTGTGATGCTCTCAATGTCAATGTCCCTTACACATTTGCTGCAGAGGCCAGTAATGATGTCCGGTGTGAGTCATGGTGTGTCCGGTGTGAGTCATGGTGGCCTGCAAATTCCCACAATCATGAGCCGCTGGTGGGTCATATAGCCAACTAAGATGAGCATGAAGCTGGAATTTCCTTCTCAAGAGTTTCCAGAATGGAGATACAGGATGGTGGGTTTCATTTCTGGCTCAAGGATAGTTCATACAGAGGTAGATTCTATTTGCTATTGTCGCTTATAAGTCTCAACTACACTCATCTGGTTTGTTTCTTTGCCATACCACTTCATCTATGAACTGGAGAGGCTTCATTGTTGAGAATCTGAAGCTCACAGGCCAATTTACTATGAAATTTTGATACTGTAGTTGATCttgttctgctttttttttttttttttttttttgcgttgtTGCTTTCTTTCCAGTATGTCAAATGGAACAGATGAACAAAAACATTATTGTTGATCTAGACTGAGTTGCCAATTTTTGTTTATCACATTCTTTTGTACCAAATATCGAACAGAAAACAATTATACGAGTATAAAATCTCAGTACTTTTGTGTATACGCAGTTTTCAAGATTGGTTGGGACTTATTAGCATGTGGGATTGAGAGAGATAAGAGCTTGGTGGcaaatcaaacaatttattattttgtacagAATAAAAGGTAGTTGTTCAGTCACCTAACACATAAACATGACATATTATCTCAATCTGCAATTATTCACTCTTAGTTGTAATCTAAAAGAAAACCCATGTTGCCTTTTATATTCTTTACTGGTCGCTCTCAACATTTAAACATGCATCTTCTTATAATCCTACGCTAGCAGAGCTAGGCTAGGCTAGGCTAGGCTAAGAAGCCATTTGCTCGACGTTAAAGGCAAATGGTTCCTCTGCATATACTTTGTGCCAGTTGCATTGAGACACAAACTTAAAATGAAGCAGACTGTACAGGATCAAGCTGCTGCTAGTCAATTAGCTCATGTTGgctattttcttatttgttttggaGAGAGTTGAAGTGGGTTTGCAAACAAGGCAAACTCTTGAGGTCAAAGACTGTTGTATCCCTCCAATGGACAAGAGCCGAGCTTGAAGACCAACAAGCTTCGAGTCTCTTTAGGCTTGAGGTAGAGGTTGCTTTCATGCAACTGAAACCTTAGCAAAAAACTTCACTAGTAGATGTAGTAGAGCAATGAAAGAGAAGCAGGCCCTATTGCTTCAGTGCACCTTTCTGTTTATGTAAGAAATTAGTGACAATTTGACAAGAAATCTAACGTGGATCAAGAAGCAAGCGACTGAAATTGAGTAAGTGATTtatcctatttgtttttgtatttcaaaagtattttaaaaagaatttttttttaaaattaatattttttagtgtttttagattattttgatgcgctgatgtcaaaaataattttttaaaaatgaaaaatatatattattttgatatatttcaaagtaaaaaatattttgaaaaacaattgtaaccatgtgtgtttgtttttaaagtaacttttgtggttgtgatttttttaaaaataagtttaaaaaagtGTGGTTAGATGTAGTTAGTTATATTTAGATACgtatttggtaaaaattatggttaagGTTATGTACagtaaaaaacatgtataaaatgtttggttatggttgctttttaaaagtgctttttacttaaaaatgcatcaaaataatttttttattttttaaaaattatttttgatatcagcgcatcaaaatgatctgaaaatacaactaaaaaataattcgaagtatagaaaaaagtaattttttttttaaattttgaaaaaagtgtttttgaaacgcaaaaacaaacagagttttacgaaactcaattaaaaaagcaTGTAAAAACTACACAAAAACTatgtttcaaactcaattttttaatgggCCCCACAATATAAAACGCAGTTTGGTGTATTATTAACCACCTAATTGCGTTTTTTACACCGCAAACGCAAAAACTACAACTACAAATAGGCGTTACTGTTTAGAATTATGGTAGTGGTGACGggtcaaagtgttttttgcttagaaatatattaaaataaaattttttcatgttttaaaaattatttttgacatgaacaaattaaaatattttaaaaaaaaacaaaatttaaaggaatGTGGTTTATATCATGTTCCTAAACACACCCTCAAAATGATTGTTGTAAAATGGGCGACCGGTTATAGAAATTTTGAAAACCGATCGACTAATTTCTAGATTTATTATTAGGATTCATAGTAAAACCAGTTAATCCGATTAGTTTCTAGGCTTTTTTCTC of the Populus nigra chromosome 7, ddPopNigr1.1, whole genome shotgun sequence genome contains:
- the LOC133699058 gene encoding uncharacterized protein LOC133699058, which gives rise to MKKNQEKMHVCKLCNKSFLTGNMLGGHMRIHGTRKSIKGNVKFESSNVGPDSCGLREQPKKSWKSSDFNDDDSVSTQETVKCRFCGKEFGSEKSLHGHMRHHPAKERKGVYCEECGRGFLSLKSLSNHKRLHREKFTISSEPRASSRPNLVSMALSATEAVNLVRRKRSSRMRYKITPNSSFSSLNESVSGFDIDQEVEEAALTLIMMSRSECNGFDSLCRNKRIEREEDCHVFYGNELVKPKKPREDNLDSCDLDSMTSIHGCGGEGDTETGRDEENQVRSEIPRESIFKDIESKSPQLDDESGVEFCGIDIEKGDHDEMLTTCTEAESSQDLMSEVGLDCAGLGFEKSIPSNQARFDACNSETGKESRYQMEVTTSSYDIMQGPSKKGDFTCRICNRKFNTYQSLGGHQTFHRKSPIEVKVDSCEKDIQTNFSAETEATGKLECIQELAKQESDEVIVKDCESKEGKEHKCSICFKVFLSGQALGGHKRAHFLRAREEQNTAMKQEVPGICDALNVNVPYTFAAEASNDVRCESWCVRCESWWPANSHNHEPLVGHIAN